The Paenibacillus antri DNA segment AGGCAGGATGAGTAAGGCGATCTTTTTCAATACCAGAATCTAAACCATAAAAAGAGAAAAGCCTCCGATAAACGGTGGCTTTCTCTACAGTCTGACCCTTGATTTCTCAAGGGTTCCAATGCATTCCCGGCGAATTCAGAACGGCGAGGTCGCCTCCGGCAAATAACGGACGAGACGCTCCGCCCCGTCGTCCCGCCGCTCCGACTCGTGCGCCACGGCCGACGCTTCTTCGATCCAGTCGAAGTACGGATGATCGTACGGAACATCCGGGAAGTGACGCGCGACTTTCGTCTCGCCGTCCTTCAGCGGTCCGCGGAGCAAGCCGACGGACAGCCACGCCGCCGCCGCCTTCCGCTCGATCGCCGCATCCGGCGCGAACCGGGCGTCCCTCCCGTCGTTCAGGTGCTTGACATAGCCCAGCGCTAGCGCCGTCCCTAACGCGTGCTTGGACCAATGCCCTTTCATATCTTCGAACGGCGTATCGAACGGCGTCTCGAGAATGCCGTGCAGCCGCAGCATCAGCGTCAGCAGCTCCGCCTTCGTGATCGGTTCGTCGGGACGGAATTTTCCTTCGAAGCCCACCATGTAACCTTCCGCGGCCGCTTGCCGAATGTAGCGGTATGCCCAATGCGAAGCCGGCACGTCGGAATACCCTTCGGCGTCGAGATTCTTCAGACCCTTGATTCGGGCGATCATCGCCGCCGTTTCCGCTCTCGTCAACGCGCCGTCGGGCCGGAACGTCCCGTCCGGATACCCTTGCATGAACGGCTGGTGCGTCTCGGCGCCGACCGTCACTTTCACCTTCGGCGTCTTCCACTTCGCGCCGCCGTCGAGCTCGATCTCCGCTTCGAGCTCGCTAACGTCGCCTCGCTTCGCATCCGCTTTCATCTTTAATTGGAAGTGGACGACGTGAGCGCCGTTCGACTTCACGTCCTTCACGTTCCACTTAAGCAACCGGTTCGAAACGTCCCATTCGCCGCCGCCCGCGTCGACGACGTCCATCCATTCATGCACCTTCACGTGAAGTTGCGTGTTCGTTCGCGCTTTATTTTCGACGTTATGATAAATCAGATGAAACTGCGCCTTGCCGCCGGCCGTCACGGTCGCTTGGTCCGCGATCAATTGAATCGGAACCTTCCGATCGTCGTCCCCCGTCGCGCCGGCCAACCCCGCCGTTCCGATTGCGAACGCAATCGCCAACATCATCGTCAACGCCCTTCTCCACATCGTCAAGTCCGCTCTCTCCTCGCTGTCGA contains these protein-coding regions:
- a CDS encoding S-layer homology domain-containing protein → MWRRALTMMLAIAFAIGTAGLAGATGDDDRKVPIQLIADQATVTAGGKAQFHLIYHNVENKARTNTQLHVKVHEWMDVVDAGGGEWDVSNRLLKWNVKDVKSNGAHVVHFQLKMKADAKRGDVSELEAEIELDGGAKWKTPKVKVTVGAETHQPFMQGYPDGTFRPDGALTRAETAAMIARIKGLKNLDAEGYSDVPASHWAYRYIRQAAAEGYMVGFEGKFRPDEPITKAELLTLMLRLHGILETPFDTPFEDMKGHWSKHALGTALALGYVKHLNDGRDARFAPDAAIERKAAAAWLSVGLLRGPLKDGETKVARHFPDVPYDHPYFDWIEEASAVAHESERRDDGAERLVRYLPEATSPF